The region acaaatatctTCTGTACCTCTTTTATGTACATGGGGGATGCAATCACAACCACAACTATGTTCATGGGGGATGTCAACATTGCTATGTTTAGTATCTCACATATGTACATGGGGAATGTTAACATTGCTATGTTCAGCATTTCACCATACATGGGGAATGTTAACATTGCTATGTTTAGCATCTCACATATGTACATGGGGGATGTTAAACATTGCTACATTCAGCATCTCACACATGTACATGGGGGATTTTAGCATTGCTATGTTCTGCCTTTCCCGCTTCCCCGCCGGGGAGGCTttttctaagcgcgttgagttacactgctggtcaggcatctgcttggcagatgtggtgtagcgtatatggatttgtccgaacgcagtgacgcctccttgagctactgaaactgaaactacgttCTGCATCTCACACACGTACATGGGGGATGTTAATACTGCCGTTGTCATGTGCCTGTGCACATATCTCATACATAATAGTCAGCAAATCCTTTCCTCCTTTTGGAAAAGCTGAAAGGGAAGTACTCCTGTTCATAAGTTCAGCCCAGGGTTTATAAATTTGAAAATGTAGTTCCTTCCCTTTGTTCCTGATGTCAGTTTGACGTGTTCAATTTCAATTTTTTTGAGAGAAAGTTATACTAATCCGGACTCTGGTATCCAATGTCTTTCATGGACTACCATACCAAATTTATCTACTGGCAGTAACTGTGGGTAAGAAATCTTCATTCTCAAGTTGAATATACACTGAAAAAGTTTCACAATATTTTTCTGGTTTTATGTTCTGCAATATCTGTGTTAATTTATGTTCAGGAATGGTCATTGTCATAAACAAAATAGCTTCTACATCCATTCTCATCACAATTTCTGAcatcaaaaataaattaaatggtTACATCACATATCCAAAGGTATAAAGGGAAAAAACGGGCCAAAATTATCTAATACCTATAAATGAACAAGCAGTGAACAGTCTTGTGTACCTATCTGAAAAAGCAAAATTTTTCCTTGGTACACATGACTAAAACAGTTTAATACCATGTCAATAAAGGGGCTAAACTACTCTAGATATCAACAAGTCTGTAGCTCTAATGCTTTGAGCAAGATATACAATGTTCTTAATCTTACATATGAATTGTTTAAATGTTAGTTGGCTAgctatttgccccccccccctttttttcttttgcttatgCACATGTAGACATGTCTgaatagcattaaaaaaaaaaaaagggggtgagggggtggggatgaacaACTGATTTTGACAGTCTCAGAAGACAAAATCTGTTATAGACAACAATGAAGCTTttatataagaagaaaaacacaccaattACTTCTGCAGACTACGAGCATAGTCAAGACCTTGAATCACACATGCTGTTTGTATCTGAGGCCGTTATGTCTTCAGTGCCAGTGAAAATAACAATGATGTTCAAAATGAGTATGCCAAGAGGGTCATTTCTGTTGTTCCAATATATGTTATATGTTGCTTTAGTTCaggtttctttttgggggggaatgggggggagggacgTTGGGAGGGGTTGCAGTTAATGATCCAAGTATGTCTTATTTCTattcttttaaaacatttttttcttttaaataaatgAGTGTGGCTTATGGACAAATGCATCTTGTAGCCCCAAATATGTAAGTGAATTGGAGTACTGCAGAAGTGTAACGTCATTTGCTGTCGATTTCTACTTCAGTTTAAAAAAACCTTCTAACATCCTTCCCAGTAAAACCAACACAGGTCATCTAACTGGCTTCCTATCATGGCAGCTTACCTGGCACGTAGATGTCCACAGGGATGATACGGTCGCAGCCTCTGACAACAGCGtaggagtagtggtagtagcCGCCGCCGTTGGCACAACTGCCCATGGAAATCACCCAGCGAGGTTCTGGCATCTGGTCATACACCTGTAGCATATAGTGGACACACAAATCAGCGTCATTTTCAAAGTCATTCATACTGAGCTTGAAATATGAAGCAGTGGCCTAGAGTAGTGAAAATGTGCCTAAGAAGGGAGTGTCCCAGGTTAAAGTCCAATACACAatctgggatatatatatatatatatatatatatatatatatatataccctttcTACTAGACCTTGTACAGAGATCTAGGTACTAGTCTTTCAGACAAGACAATAACCCCAgttcttgtgtgcagcatgcgcacataaaagaatgcatggcaacaaaagggtttctttaacaaaattctgtggaaaaattctAATATTCAAATGCCAACAAGTATAGAATTACAATCCATGACTTTCCATTCTCAGAAATTAATCAAGATTATTATTTTCCATTATCAAATATGGTCAATACGGAAAGTTCCAATGTGATTCTATTTTCTACAAAACTGATGTTCCGAGAGTACAGGAACATAAAAGTCTGCTGATTTACCTTCCTCAGAGCAGGGGCCATTTTGTTGGTCAGAGTGCCAGCGACGATGATGCAGTCAGCCTGACGAGGACTGGCACGGAATACCACCCCAAAACGATCCATGTCATAGCGGGGAGCAGCAAAGTGCATCATCTCTACAGCGCAGCAAGCAAGCCCGAAAGTAAGGGGCCAGATGGAACtctaaaaaagaaaagtaaaatttTTAATGAAATATGAATAAAATCATCTTTGTTTTACATTTGCATATATACTCAAATTGGTCAACTTAGAGATTTTTATTTACTGAACCTTGTGGTTAACCAATGAAGTTTATTATTACAATATAATCTGCAGTAAGAAGAAGATGAGCTGAAATAGCTTTTGAGAACTAAAAAGAATCATACCCTTTTCATAAACAAATTCGATTTACTCCTTTTGACTCTACAATAGAAAACCAAATGGCCAgacactgtcacagacagacagatggactcaCAGAAACATGTATGCGGAAGATAATGGATTGAAACAGTAATtattcaaagaagaaaaaaaccaaacatcacTGCCATAATGCTATACACAATTGTACCATAGATCCTacagttgagagagacagacaacagtaaAGACATAATAATAGAGGGACCAAGAGAGCTTTCTTTTGATTCCCATTATATCAATACAGTATATCTTACAGttacatcttagtcttttgtgaaggactatgactcaaactaggaggcaagattgcactggcactTAGTGCTCCAgtcttgggaaccatcccaacgccatctgtcctaaaaccttcttcaagttcttggctgagagagtgggggtgtaacttgggcaagacactttccacttaaattctagcccagatagtcgggacagcagttgcctcctctgctgttctgatggtcatagttggagaAGACTATCATATGGATATATCTTACATCCTGTAACTGATTACAAGAGACAGTCCTAtagacagcagagagaaagagcgtcAGGCTTCACACATGTTTACTACAAAAAAATTCTGTACATTTCCAGACTCTTTCAAGACCAGGAAATTTTTCTGTACCAACCACAAAGCCaaacccaaattaaaaaacaattcCTCTGCAACACCAATGATACAAGAGACTGGATTTGGAGGATATCCTAGTACTGATGCTCAGTGTTCACAACTTTAGTTTTTTTCAAATGagtactttttttcctttttttatttttttttttatttttcatgagGCTCTAATTTATTTTGAATGGAACTGACCATGGGTTTTTGATAAAATTACAAGCCTTATGCGTAACACTCTTGTTTAAAgtactggtcaagggttttatCAAAATTCCAAGACAATCCCAGACCCTGAAGGGCAAAGACTTTTCCAGCTCTGGAAATAATTCTCTAATTTTCGCCCATAACTTTTCCTAGACTTCCTCGACTCTGAACACAGCCTGAAGAGTGAGTCACAttctgggcaagacactcacacAACAGTCTCCACACTGCCCAAACTCTGTGTGCTCACCTTGCGAGCCCAGTTGAGCAAGTCATCCACCCTGGCCAGGGCATACTCGGCCTTGTTATTGGTCTGGAATGGGGAGTATGGCTTGCGCTTCACCACGCTTGCGCTGGCTTCTGTGCTTTTCTCACGAACCGGCACCAGGCTGCAACAATAACTGTGTGTTATGTCAGGCCTCCCTGTATGTCCTGCAGCTGATGATGAATTATATTATAGATGACAGCTGGGTGGTAAGGAACAAAGAGCACTTTTATGTGCATTCAATGAacttttgtttttcaacattaGAGCAGTTGTACTTGACTTTCTGGGTATCTTCGAGTTTCCATTACCCAACTTACAACATTATATTTGAAGtgcatttgatttttttcctgtgtatatATAAACATGGAATTAAacttgtctacacacacacagacatacatagtgacatacacacaaaggtaTATATAACCTGGTAGAACCATTTCACATACCAGCTACTGTGATGGATAAAGTACAAATTCAATTACACGTTTTGGGGGTGTAGGATGGCTTGATGGGGGTGCCAGGGGTGGGAACAAGGTTTGTTTTTCCTcacccattaattttgaaaatgattttgtggtgaactggtcaaatgacccatggtgtCCTGAACCAAACATAACTCTGAAACGGGattcaaataataaataaataataatataccaaatgaaaaaacaaacaaacctatctTCCATCTGTCACTAGTATCATATACTTTGAAATGCTCACATTCATTTAGACTGACTGCAGTGTATAGCCTATACAATCATAGTATGTTTACAGTGTAGAAAATACTGctattacataataataataataataatttatttttatatagcgctataatacaagcataagcaagctcgaAGCGCTGAACAaattacaatccagtacctaaagtgaaacaagaaagcatacaaaaaaagtagtacaaacataaaaacagaatcattaatattataaaaaaaaaacacaatgcattaaactcacaaagtaacatactatcaatactacaactgttacactccaacactcacactaacacccacccacagacacacatgattaaacggctgagatgacagcaattttcacttaaaatacatacatgtaaaaaggaacataactgtaatctgcatgccacagattttgtaaaaactgTAAAAtgaaattttggatagaaaagataaaaggggtaaaaatcgtgtcattctccctttcgtaccacaccaccaccatccacctacctactcccattctctctactctcccaacacactcacattgccatgggcctgggacaacagcactatttgagttatgacaagtattttttttaaagagataagttttaagatttactttcaAGGCAGATAtatatgagttgtttgtctgagagcaataggcagagaattcaaAGTTGTTGGGCTGAAgatggaaaatgacctctttccacaggagttaaggaagtattggggaacagttagctgggaggaatcaagagatctcaacgTTCTGTTTgacaagtacgggttaacaagctcagaaagatatgagggtgtggtatcacaattcaggcactgaaagcataggcaggcaactttatattcaattctggcttgaacaggcaatcaatgaagtgtccgcaggagagcagtagcactctctctcctcgactttttgaGGACAAGttgagctgcactattctgtattttctggagcttgtagagtttatcattgggaaggccagcaaagagagaattacaataatctaggcgggataaaatgaaggcaacagcaagtttgttggcggcatcaacagacaggaaggggcggattttactaatcttatgaagctgaaagtaaagaactttacacaggtggttcacatgagtttccatcgtgagagatgaatcgaggtaaaaaccaacattgtggacagaactagaaaaagaaatttctatgccagaacaaatgatagacattgtatttatctgcttgagcttatttttattaccagtcaacgcgagttctgttttgtcatcgttcatttttagtttgttttgtttcatccactttgctacattttctataccagttttaaatttagaagctaaacatggaatttcagagggaatagtagaatcatgcagttgagaatcgtcagcataCAGATGACAGTGAGGTACAGACTGctggatgatcaaacttagacgttgtatgtacattgtaaagagtacaggtcccaggacggaaccttgtggtaccccatatctgagcacagacagaacaaactGGTTGCcgtttacaaggacagagtgtgtgtgacctgataagtaggaataaAACCATTAAATGGAAattttcagaacagtaccatttaGTCCGAACAgagcacacaaccttctgacaTATGTCTTCTGACAGAATGGATATAACCACCTGTGACTGTCGGCTCCCTTCTCCTGAGTGAACATCACACGGGAAGGAACGGTGATGGACGCTAACTGACGGCTGAATACATGGCTCAAGCTCGGGTTGAAGACCCCCGACAATCGCAGCACTGCAACAAAACAGACTGGCCTAAACATATTATGAACTGATTCAAATGagagtttttttaaaaataattatttcatttacCTTTAATAATAGATCAGCAGGAGTCATAATTTGTTCAGTCACGTAATGATGTATGTTCTATTTTACAaagcttattttttttaaaatcctggactacaaaaataaataactaagTATCTATAACATGAGCACATATTTTAattagccaaaaaaaaaaaaaaagatataaaaatggGGGAGTTTATCATAATCAATACTAAAATATCATCAAATATCTTAAATGAAGAGACTCCATTATTTTGTACTTAGAGATTCATAGCCACCTTCATTAAATTCAAAACTCTGTCAGTGTCACATTTTGGGGGATATATCTTATATATAGCTAAGACTAAAAGTAAAACTAAGTCATATGTACAGATATAACAGTAAGAATAAGACTAAGAGTAAGAGACTCAGTAACTGAGTAAGACTGACTGATTTTAATTTTGAATTTCAGACCTAATCTACATTATACATAAAATAACACTGGAAGTTTCAGAGATAAGAAGGAGGATGATAGGAGGGGAAGTGAAGTGGTCACAGAGGTGGTGTGAGCCAGGACACAAGTAGTCTAGTGATGGATGCCAAAACCTCCTGTAAGGTTGTTCCAGTTGACAGCTGAACAGGGAAAGAATAACCATTCCTGGTTCCAGACACACTCAGGATAAACAGAATGCATCAACACTGAACACTCACCTCAGTTGACATGGCTGTTGGAGATACTCATCACTGGCAACAAGGTGGGGtttagtggtggggggaggaaccTATCTCAATATctgacactgcactgacaccacaAGAACATGTTACAATGGGAAGCAGAATAATATATGGTGCAGTACGCCTATCTTCTTAGATGTGGGCGTGGGATTTTCCAGTAGCCACGTGTTGTCCTCGAAAATGGGGGAAGGTACTTGGAACTGACTGTAGCAAATCAATTGAAGATCTTGTAGAGAGGCTaggttgatttcttcttctttcctcaagGGTTTGACTTTATCAATGCTGCAACAAGAGCATGGACTCTATGCAGGATGTCTGTCAGTATCTGATAGTGACCCAGTGTGCTGCTCTTTTCTGCACTTTCTCCAAGGCGGTGACATCTTTGATGTTGACTGAGTTCCAGAAAGGGAGTAGTGGGTGAATGAATGCTTTGTAAGCCATCTCCATGATCTTCGTGATCCCATTCACAAACTGTTTCCTTTTTCAAATATccatgatgcacagtgtgtgtgtgtgtgtgtgtgtgtgtgtgtgtgtgtgcatcactgcatgtgtgtcagtcagtgtgtgagtgtgtgtgaagcaaGTTGTCAGTTAAGAGGTCAGTGCCTACAACGTCCATTAGCTTCCATTCATGTCGTTCTTCCGTATCTGGTAGCTGTTCATCATTTGAATCAAGCTGTCGTTTCGCTGTCGAAATCACACACCTTCGTTATGAATCACATTGAATGTCGTCTGCTTTCTGGAATTCATGGGGAATAATTCAATACTTCACTCGCTGTTTGAAACAGTCGTTGCATGCAACATTGCAAGcctttcgcgtgtgtgtgtgcttttcttttcctCGATATATAAAACTCAGCCAATAAATTACTCATTTCTTATTCTAAATGTAGACAGCAGTTCACACCAACAAAGCTGTCACTTCAAACCGAACTGTTTCGACTGaatctgtcagtgtcacacatcGCCATCGGTTCAACCATCAATAAACCATTATTCAGACTTTAAATGAAGATCGTCATATTTTCCTGAGCCTAGATGCTTACTGCAGTTTCTAAGTACACGTGCAACATTTCGTGCAATTATAATTTCACACAACAAAATTTGTTAACACAAAGTTAGACCTGTTTACCTGTAGAGGACGCCATGTTCTTGAGCTTGCATAAGTTTATAGATCGGAAAATAGCCGAACCGAAACGAGGTCTTGCAAAACacgaaaaattaaaataaatgaataatgaatgaataaaatgattgattatatataaataaatgatttgGTAAATAAATACATCGGTTgataaagaaataagaagaagcggTTTATTTATTAATATTTCACAGTTCAAGctataaaagtaaataaaattaataatgaacAGTTCCGCAAACTGAGAAGAAAAATTAAtgattatatataattatggatTACAAACGAATAACAAAAAATATGCAAATAAAGAAAAGGTATTCAACAAATTACATTCAGGCAAAATATGTAATCCTGTATTCAAGCTGttgaaacaaatgtgtgtgtgt is a window of Babylonia areolata isolate BAREFJ2019XMU chromosome 5, ASM4173473v1, whole genome shotgun sequence DNA encoding:
- the LOC143281970 gene encoding NADH-quinone oxidoreductase subunit B-like; the encoded protein is MASSTVLRLSGVFNPSLSHVFSRQLASITVPSRVMFTQEKGADSHSLVPVREKSTEASASVVKRKPYSPFQTNNKAEYALARVDDLLNWARKSSIWPLTFGLACCAVEMMHFAAPRYDMDRFGVVFRASPRQADCIIVAGTLTNKMAPALRKVYDQMPEPRWVISMGSCANGGGYYHYSYAVVRGCDRIIPVDIYVPGCPPTAEALLYGVLQLQKKIKRMRTLQMWYRK